Proteins encoded within one genomic window of Methanosarcina barkeri str. Wiesmoor:
- the tnpA gene encoding IS200/IS605-like element ISMba18 family transposase, with translation MELRHANHCVYKIRYHMVFCMKYRKKLLLDAEIIRFLKTICFGIGERYCFEFDAIGTDGDHVHLFVGAEPKYSPSRVMQIIKSITARQIFKQYPEIKKQLWGSELWSDGGYIGTVGDGTTSDVIKSYIENQGNQEEKEAYKQMKIIDFQ, from the coding sequence ATGGAACTCAGACATGCAAACCATTGTGTCTATAAAATAAGATACCACATGGTTTTTTGTATGAAATATCGGAAAAAGCTTCTTTTAGATGCTGAAATCATTCGTTTTTTGAAAACCATATGCTTTGGAATTGGTGAAAGGTACTGTTTTGAGTTTGATGCAATTGGTACTGATGGTGATCATGTCCATCTTTTTGTTGGTGCCGAACCAAAATATTCTCCTTCAAGAGTAATGCAAATAATAAAAAGCATTACAGCAAGACAAATTTTTAAGCAATACCCTGAGATCAAAAAACAGCTTTGGGGTAGTGAACTGTGGAGTGATGGAGGATACATCGGAACCGTAGGAGATGGAACAACTTCCGATGTAATAAAAAGCTATATTGAAAATCAGGGAAATCAGGAAGAAAAAGAAGCATACAAACAAATGAAAATAATCGATTTTCAATAA
- a CDS encoding PQQ-binding-like beta-propeller repeat protein, translated as MKQKMRQLILIPIVMLAILQSIPLALSEEENNWPQFQNNIEHTGFYAGELPDAFQLQWKSSGVGAVIDSAPVTAENMVFVISRSNSLKALNVTTGDVVWTANTGTDKYGSWSSPAYDDGMVFASRGTDTICVYASNGTEKWKFTNPSGQTSCNAGPSIANGKVFCSDWGGSHYYCVDEYTGKLLWTYSVIGSAQGVPSYKDGKVFLTSGYGTINVGSNVYEGQVYCVDAENGSKIWTTPITDNVLCSASVGNNAVYVTSYDFYTDKTTALSALDINNGQILWEQNIPRTDSTPALAYGNVYVSPVYCVNASSGEIIWSGSAGGWTNSMTVADGKAFAGKKTSSYGYDHIVEYDAYTGDVLWESTAGGACSIANGSIYTIGDDGEVYAYGQADPYLDMVVQNVSVVAGSVYPYYPNEIAATIRNNGNTYADNVSVSFLVNGEQKDNLVTKIGSNLAKNVSFSWTPEAPGDYNITVEAHATGSVPENNDADNSRGINVTALAGDADLIPVSITPSAIFSNTSYEMKAVVKNQGTSMASNFTVTVKEGTNELAAKTFEQLGPSQSAELNFTWESQEAGNFGFTVFADTENNVSESDETNNQVTLPITVKPETVIEAKSAIYWTQFQGGSDRNGVTEGYAPLDDSVKLKWSADDFGGNIDLCPIVVGDNVYILASSGELYAYNKAEGKPIWHATLDAASVLHSSTPAYGDGNLFVLTEGGNLYAYNASTGVQKWKVHVTDVGPESPVTYYDHRIYVAEGLEGGVDTKYYYCYDDLGNLLWKHATQNTSGFIWNGASVVGDYLIYSTHEGNLTCLDRKTGALVDEISLDSDVSSRILFALPEPGRFRSSVAYHGGYVYTTSELAQETGYVWKVGFDDSTGTFLNQGWRSDQMFSTSTPAIYNGKVYVGQGEHGYDGKMICLDDSDGKKVWEYHVDAGVKSSPAVSTYYGTPRIYFTTAEDNGSLYCLNESGGLVWEYNPPDDGYILQGVALSQGKAYFGTDGGNLYCVEGDWNVFNDPDSESGAYISLDELQTAVLHWKKGISIDSNYKISLNNIQSMVMYWKNNSPMKFNK; from the coding sequence ATGAAACAAAAAATGCGTCAACTAATTTTGATACCTATAGTAATGCTCGCAATATTGCAAAGTATACCACTGGCATTATCTGAAGAGGAAAACAACTGGCCACAGTTTCAGAATAACATAGAACATACCGGTTTTTATGCAGGAGAATTACCGGATGCATTCCAGTTACAATGGAAGAGTAGTGGAGTAGGCGCAGTTATAGATTCCGCGCCTGTAACCGCTGAAAACATGGTTTTTGTTATAAGTAGGTCCAATTCATTGAAAGCTTTGAATGTTACAACAGGTGATGTAGTATGGACTGCGAATACGGGAACAGATAAGTATGGTTCATGGTCATCTCCTGCTTATGATGATGGGATGGTGTTTGCTTCCAGAGGTACTGACACGATTTGTGTTTATGCTTCAAACGGCACTGAAAAATGGAAATTCACTAATCCGAGTGGTCAAACATCATGTAATGCCGGGCCATCAATAGCTAATGGAAAAGTCTTTTGTTCTGACTGGGGAGGAAGTCATTATTATTGTGTGGACGAGTATACTGGAAAACTCTTGTGGACTTATTCAGTAATAGGTTCCGCACAAGGTGTCCCTTCCTATAAAGACGGAAAGGTCTTCTTAACAAGTGGGTATGGTACAATAAATGTGGGCTCGAATGTATATGAAGGACAGGTATATTGTGTAGATGCAGAAAACGGCTCGAAAATATGGACCACTCCAATTACAGACAACGTATTATGTTCTGCCTCCGTAGGAAACAATGCTGTATATGTTACGTCTTATGATTTCTACACCGATAAAACTACTGCATTAAGCGCGTTGGATATAAATAATGGGCAGATCCTCTGGGAACAAAACATTCCAAGAACGGACTCCACTCCTGCACTTGCATATGGGAATGTTTACGTCTCTCCGGTATATTGTGTTAATGCTTCTTCAGGAGAAATTATCTGGAGCGGCAGTGCCGGGGGATGGACGAATTCCATGACAGTTGCAGATGGAAAAGCTTTTGCAGGCAAAAAAACTTCGTCATATGGTTATGATCACATTGTGGAATATGATGCATATACAGGCGATGTTTTATGGGAATCCACGGCTGGAGGAGCTTGTTCTATTGCAAATGGTAGTATATATACAATTGGCGATGACGGCGAAGTCTATGCCTATGGGCAGGCTGATCCTTATCTAGATATGGTTGTCCAAAATGTTTCAGTGGTCGCAGGAAGCGTCTACCCCTATTATCCGAATGAAATTGCTGCAACTATTAGAAATAACGGCAACACGTATGCTGACAACGTATCCGTATCCTTCCTGGTAAATGGTGAACAGAAAGATAACCTTGTAACAAAGATCGGAAGTAACCTGGCCAAAAATGTGAGTTTTTCCTGGACACCAGAAGCTCCAGGGGATTATAACATAACGGTTGAAGCTCATGCTACAGGGTCCGTTCCTGAAAATAATGATGCAGATAATTCTAGGGGAATAAATGTAACTGCTTTAGCTGGTGATGCAGACCTTATCCCTGTATCGATCACACCTTCTGCTATCTTTTCAAATACTTCATATGAAATGAAAGCAGTTGTGAAAAACCAGGGTACTTCCATGGCAAGTAATTTTACAGTGACCGTAAAAGAAGGAACAAATGAACTGGCTGCAAAGACTTTCGAACAGCTTGGTCCTTCCCAGAGCGCTGAACTAAATTTTACATGGGAATCCCAGGAGGCCGGAAACTTTGGGTTTACAGTATTTGCTGATACGGAGAACAATGTATCGGAAAGTGATGAAACTAATAACCAGGTGACTCTGCCTATTACGGTAAAACCGGAAACAGTAATTGAAGCAAAATCTGCAATATACTGGACACAATTTCAGGGGGGAAGTGATAGAAATGGTGTTACTGAAGGATATGCACCCCTTGATGATTCTGTTAAACTTAAGTGGAGTGCGGATGATTTTGGTGGGAATATCGATCTTTGCCCAATAGTTGTAGGAGATAACGTCTATATACTAGCTTCCAGTGGAGAATTGTATGCTTATAACAAAGCAGAAGGTAAACCAATATGGCATGCAACACTTGATGCTGCTTCGGTTTTACACTCTTCAACACCCGCATATGGAGACGGAAATCTCTTTGTATTAACTGAAGGTGGAAATCTTTATGCCTATAACGCAAGTACAGGGGTCCAGAAATGGAAAGTACATGTAACGGATGTAGGTCCAGAAAGTCCGGTTACGTATTACGATCACAGGATATACGTTGCAGAAGGTCTTGAAGGCGGGGTGGATACAAAATACTATTATTGCTACGATGACCTTGGAAACCTTTTATGGAAACATGCAACTCAGAACACATCCGGCTTCATATGGAACGGTGCATCCGTTGTAGGAGATTATCTGATATATTCTACCCATGAAGGGAATCTCACATGTCTTGACAGGAAAACAGGAGCGCTTGTCGATGAAATAAGCCTGGACAGCGATGTGTCGAGTCGGATTTTATTTGCTCTCCCTGAGCCGGGAAGATTCCGTTCCTCTGTCGCTTACCATGGCGGGTATGTCTATACGACTTCAGAGTTAGCACAGGAAACTGGTTATGTCTGGAAAGTAGGATTCGATGACTCTACTGGTACATTCCTTAACCAGGGATGGCGCTCTGACCAGATGTTCAGTACCTCGACTCCTGCAATCTATAACGGTAAAGTATACGTTGGACAGGGAGAGCATGGATATGATGGTAAGATGATCTGTTTGGATGATAGTGATGGTAAAAAAGTATGGGAATACCATGTGGATGCAGGTGTGAAATCCTCTCCTGCAGTTTCTACGTATTATGGAACACCTCGTATTTATTTCACAACTGCAGAGGATAACGGTTCCCTTTACTGCCTGAATGAATCAGGAGGTCTTGTGTGGGAATATAATCCTCCTGACGATGGGTATATCCTGCAGGGAGTAGCACTTTCTCAGGGAAAAGCTTACTTTGGAACAGATGGAGGAAATCTATACTGTGTTGAAGGAGATTGGAATGTTTTCAATGATCCAGATTCGGAGTCCGGAGCGTATATTTCACTTGACGAATTACAGACTGCCGTGCTTCATTGGAAAAAAGGTATTTCAATAGACTCTAACTACAAAATTTCACTAAACAATATACAATCGATGGTTATGTACTGGAAAAACAATTCGCCTATGAAGTTCAATAAGTGA
- the cobN gene encoding cobaltochelatase subunit CobN, with protein MNEQLNNETNLLNKKIKASILAFFMLLTLFSISPAAGSGNLQYELIASTTSDAEGNYLFSGVPDGNYTLIALYNEDKWRRADEQIQVQNGTDLIVTLDTSSRNIDENESQALLDLPVSEAGLSGSAIISGLTRQKQMNADPIPLGSTNVLLLKEAGTETQDNSSETQSNSSETQDNSSQVQSNSSSSQHLNIAIVTGYRSHELPLKNLAEEVNSNNSLNLTLSCFMADYVMENDVDLSAMDIIYINMLSPSTAQKLTPTVDSAIANGCVVIDDDTLLNESIPLPEDQIESYREKLNDYWSNGAYDQNNLKNLIFCIASDCCGRSDLLYEEPHTLPERAIYHTNMTGYFTDSLDTYLAWYSNRSDGGHVYDPAKPTIAITMYQSYFPFQIEPIDALISKLEAKDYNVIATYGSDDLASGDFFKQGDEVLVDAIISFTYFGNKFDAEELGVPVINGIVDNYMNRTDYEASSRPLPADKMMKLDLQELWGAIDPIIMAATEVDPETETETSVSIDYQVDWLVDRVESWVNLSEIPESDKKVAIIYYNHGGGKDNIGASYLDVIPSLSNLLDAMSKDGYALNENQTLNETDLLNLMLTQGINIGTWAPGELQKMVDTGKVVLLPESTYEKWFSELPEERQQEVIDQWGPAPGKIMVWENETGKYLVIPRIEVGKNVILAPQPSRGWLDDNEALYHDKDLPPHHQYIAFYLWLQHSEEEGGFDSDALVHFGRHGTQEWLPGKEFGLSRYDWPSLMIGDKPVIYPYVMDGLGEGNEAKRRGGAVIVDHLVPPILSAGSYGNYSNLSEAIQNYEQAEADASLKAAHRSEVLNLTQSLSLDKELNMTEAENNETYFNTTFLEGLEDLLDEYKSQSMPYGLHILGTSPKGEQLVGMVNSMLGTDFADSVNEFNKTEGAQLYLLDLVLNQGVNSTNAQKQVLGKSNETVSTLLSNAEEYAANLALGEEEIDQVLNALDGKFIPGNLGGDPVRNPETLPSGRNFYAFDQRIVPTEAAWTLGQEMADQMLEAYVTEHGTYPKKVAYVLWAGETTRHEGVMEAEILYLLGVKPVWNSGRVVDVEAIPMETLGRPRIDVVMQISGLYRDMYPDKVRLLDKAVKLAYAQEDSPNYVRENADALKSSLTSEGSLNDSEALDLSLLRIFGSSDGAYGTGLPNAISSSDTWESNDALAELYINKMCNAYGEDVWGEDLKDLFKENLEGVEATVHSRSTNLYGTLDNDDFFQYLGGLNLAISSVSGGEYPDSYITNMLTNGDEKTETLEKFLTRETYSRYFNSKWIEGMQGSGYAGAREMSDFVENLWGWEATNPDLISDDMWNQVYKTYVADQELSNWIKKNNPYAYQSMTARMLETARKGNWDASDEVLESLATEYEDSVVEDGVTCCHHTCGNPLLNSYVSGMVSVPGFSEAIENATQESLEQEETEEQSSSGEKHSSGGNKGSSTPVIRSTESSNQTVVESDTGYGVDSPEPAPEVSKSSADSDYVEGYEMQKDSTEEPDNSGFSFSGSDIFGILFVIAAIGGIYFGFYKKKM; from the coding sequence ATGAATGAACAGTTGAATAACGAAACGAACCTTTTGAACAAAAAAATTAAGGCTTCAATACTGGCATTTTTTATGCTTTTAACGTTGTTTTCGATTTCTCCGGCGGCTGGAAGCGGAAATCTTCAGTATGAACTCATTGCCAGTACAACCAGTGATGCCGAAGGCAACTACCTGTTTTCCGGCGTTCCCGACGGAAATTATACGCTTATAGCTCTTTATAATGAGGACAAATGGCGACGTGCCGATGAACAAATTCAGGTTCAAAACGGAACGGACCTTATAGTGACTCTTGATACCTCCAGCAGGAATATCGATGAAAATGAGTCTCAGGCCCTTCTTGACCTGCCTGTCAGTGAGGCTGGTCTTTCTGGAAGTGCTATAATCAGTGGACTTACCCGCCAGAAACAGATGAATGCTGACCCTATACCTCTGGGTTCCACAAACGTTCTTCTGTTAAAGGAAGCTGGAACAGAAACTCAGGATAATTCCAGTGAGACTCAGAGTAATTCCAGCGAAACTCAAGATAACTCCAGCCAGGTCCAGAGTAACTCCAGCAGCAGTCAGCACCTGAACATTGCCATTGTGACCGGATACAGAAGCCATGAGCTTCCACTAAAAAATCTAGCGGAAGAGGTCAACAGTAACAACAGCCTGAACCTTACTCTTAGCTGCTTTATGGCTGACTACGTAATGGAAAATGACGTTGACCTTAGTGCAATGGACATAATCTACATCAACATGCTCAGTCCTTCAACAGCCCAGAAGCTCACACCGACAGTGGACAGTGCAATTGCTAACGGGTGTGTGGTTATTGATGACGATACCCTTCTGAATGAGAGCATCCCGCTTCCTGAAGACCAGATCGAAAGTTACAGGGAAAAACTGAACGACTACTGGAGTAATGGGGCTTACGACCAGAACAACTTGAAAAACCTTATATTCTGCATCGCCAGTGACTGCTGCGGCAGATCTGACCTGCTATATGAGGAGCCGCATACGCTTCCAGAAAGAGCGATTTATCACACGAACATGACAGGTTACTTTACCGATTCTCTGGATACCTATCTTGCCTGGTATTCAAACCGGAGCGATGGAGGGCATGTCTACGATCCTGCAAAGCCTACAATTGCAATCACCATGTACCAGAGCTATTTCCCCTTCCAGATTGAGCCAATTGATGCCCTGATCTCAAAACTGGAAGCAAAAGACTACAATGTTATTGCCACATACGGATCTGATGATCTTGCCTCCGGCGACTTTTTCAAGCAGGGAGATGAGGTTCTTGTGGATGCAATTATTTCATTTACATACTTTGGCAACAAATTTGATGCCGAAGAGCTCGGTGTGCCTGTAATCAACGGCATTGTTGACAATTACATGAACAGGACCGATTATGAAGCCAGCAGCAGACCGCTTCCTGCGGACAAGATGATGAAGCTCGATTTGCAGGAACTCTGGGGAGCTATTGACCCAATAATAATGGCTGCAACGGAAGTAGATCCCGAAACCGAGACTGAAACTTCGGTTTCCATAGATTACCAGGTAGACTGGCTTGTTGACCGTGTGGAAAGTTGGGTGAACCTCAGTGAAATTCCGGAGTCGGACAAAAAAGTTGCTATAATCTATTATAATCATGGAGGAGGGAAGGATAACATAGGGGCTTCTTATCTTGATGTCATTCCAAGTTTGTCAAACCTTCTTGACGCTATGTCTAAAGACGGATATGCTCTGAATGAAAATCAGACCTTAAACGAAACTGATCTCCTGAATTTGATGCTTACCCAGGGTATAAACATAGGGACCTGGGCACCTGGAGAACTCCAGAAAATGGTTGATACCGGCAAAGTCGTTCTTCTCCCAGAAAGTACTTATGAGAAATGGTTCTCGGAACTCCCTGAAGAAAGACAGCAGGAGGTCATTGACCAATGGGGTCCTGCACCTGGAAAGATTATGGTCTGGGAAAACGAGACTGGAAAATACCTTGTTATTCCCAGAATTGAGGTAGGGAAGAATGTGATTCTGGCTCCACAGCCTTCAAGAGGCTGGCTTGATGATAATGAGGCTCTCTATCACGACAAGGATTTGCCTCCTCACCACCAGTACATTGCTTTCTATCTCTGGCTCCAGCATTCTGAGGAAGAAGGAGGATTCGACAGTGATGCCCTTGTTCATTTCGGCAGGCATGGGACTCAGGAATGGCTGCCTGGAAAAGAGTTTGGGCTCTCTCGGTACGACTGGCCTTCCCTGATGATAGGTGATAAGCCCGTGATTTATCCTTACGTTATGGATGGGCTCGGAGAAGGCAATGAGGCAAAGCGCAGAGGAGGAGCAGTAATAGTTGACCATCTTGTACCCCCGATTCTTTCGGCAGGAAGCTATGGGAATTATTCAAATCTGAGTGAAGCTATCCAGAACTATGAACAGGCTGAGGCTGATGCCTCTCTTAAAGCGGCTCACAGGTCTGAAGTCTTAAACCTGACTCAGTCTCTTTCCCTGGATAAAGAACTTAACATGACAGAGGCAGAAAATAACGAGACTTACTTTAATACCACTTTCCTTGAAGGGCTTGAAGATCTTCTGGACGAGTATAAGAGCCAGTCTATGCCTTACGGGCTTCATATCCTGGGTACAAGCCCTAAAGGAGAGCAGCTTGTTGGCATGGTAAATTCTATGCTTGGAACTGACTTTGCAGACTCGGTTAATGAATTCAATAAAACCGAAGGGGCTCAGCTTTATTTGCTTGACCTTGTCCTTAACCAGGGAGTCAATTCCACAAACGCCCAGAAGCAGGTGCTCGGAAAAAGCAATGAAACCGTCAGTACCCTCCTATCCAATGCGGAAGAATATGCTGCAAACCTGGCTCTTGGAGAAGAGGAAATCGATCAGGTTCTCAATGCCCTGGACGGCAAGTTTATCCCTGGAAATCTGGGAGGAGACCCTGTTAGAAATCCGGAAACTCTGCCGTCTGGAAGAAACTTCTATGCGTTTGACCAGCGGATAGTGCCAACAGAAGCTGCCTGGACTCTCGGTCAGGAAATGGCTGACCAGATGCTTGAAGCTTATGTTACCGAGCACGGGACTTATCCGAAAAAGGTGGCTTACGTACTCTGGGCAGGAGAAACAACAAGGCACGAAGGGGTTATGGAAGCAGAGATCCTCTACCTGCTAGGGGTTAAGCCTGTATGGAACAGCGGCAGAGTAGTTGATGTGGAAGCTATTCCAATGGAGACGCTGGGCAGGCCAAGAATTGATGTTGTAATGCAGATCTCTGGACTCTACAGGGACATGTACCCTGACAAGGTTCGCCTGCTGGACAAGGCCGTAAAACTGGCTTATGCCCAGGAAGACTCTCCCAATTATGTCCGGGAAAATGCAGATGCTCTGAAATCTTCTTTGACGAGTGAAGGTTCCCTTAATGATAGTGAGGCTCTGGACCTTTCCCTGCTCAGGATTTTCGGGTCTTCGGACGGCGCCTACGGCACAGGCCTTCCAAATGCGATCTCTTCAAGTGATACTTGGGAAAGCAACGACGCTCTTGCAGAGCTTTACATCAACAAGATGTGCAATGCCTACGGAGAAGATGTGTGGGGCGAAGATCTGAAGGATCTTTTTAAAGAAAACCTTGAAGGGGTTGAAGCTACAGTGCACAGCCGGAGCACAAACCTCTACGGGACTCTGGATAATGACGATTTCTTCCAGTACCTTGGAGGGCTGAATCTTGCTATCAGTTCCGTTTCGGGAGGAGAGTATCCTGATTCATATATCACGAACATGCTGACAAATGGGGACGAGAAAACCGAAACCCTAGAAAAGTTTCTTACGAGGGAAACCTACTCCAGATATTTCAATTCGAAGTGGATTGAAGGTATGCAGGGAAGCGGTTATGCAGGAGCCAGGGAAATGTCGGATTTCGTTGAGAACCTCTGGGGCTGGGAAGCTACGAACCCGGATTTGATCAGTGATGACATGTGGAACCAGGTGTATAAGACGTACGTGGCGGACCAGGAACTTAGCAACTGGATTAAGAAGAATAATCCTTATGCTTACCAGTCCATGACAGCCCGGATGCTGGAGACCGCACGCAAAGGCAACTGGGACGCCTCTGATGAGGTACTCGAAAGCCTTGCTACGGAATATGAAGACTCCGTGGTCGAAGATGGGGTTACCTGCTGCCACCATACATGCGGAAACCCCCTTCTCAATAGCTACGTATCAGGCATGGTTTCGGTTCCAGGTTTTAGCGAAGCAATAGAAAATGCTACGCAGGAATCTCTTGAACAAGAAGAGACTGAAGAACAAAGTAGCAGTGGTGAAAAACACAGCAGTGGTGGTAATAAAGGAAGTTCGACACCTGTAATTCGGAGTACGGAGAGTAGCAATCAGACTGTTGTAGAGAGCGATACGGGATATGGGGTCGATTCCCCCGAACCTGCACCTGAGGTCTCGAAATCATCTGCTGACTCGGATTATGTTGAAGGCTATGAGATGCAGAAAGATTCCACCGAAGAACCAGATAATAGCGGTTTCTCATTTTCGGGTTCCGATATTTTTGGAATTCTCTTCGTGATAGCAGCCATTGGTGGAATCTATTTCGGGTTCTATAAAAAGAAAATGTAA
- a CDS encoding sugar O-acetyltransferase — MREEEKIFSGKMFDSRKKELRDIKHKAHTACQRYNAMDEYDPERLPIIKEFIGGIGKKYYFQGPIQFNYGCHTFIGENFVANFNLMVMDDARIYIGNNVCFGPNVSLMATSHPLIAQERMGTDENGNTIMAEYAEEIHIGNNVWIACNVVVLGGVHIGNNVVIGAGSVVTKDIPDNHLAFGNPCRPVRPITEADSKKHLILEEDLKHFGYNIK; from the coding sequence ATGAGAGAAGAAGAAAAGATATTTTCGGGCAAAATGTTTGATTCGCGCAAAAAAGAACTGAGAGACATCAAGCATAAGGCGCACACTGCATGTCAAAGATACAATGCAATGGACGAATATGATCCCGAACGTTTGCCAATTATCAAGGAATTTATTGGCGGCATCGGCAAGAAATATTATTTTCAGGGACCTATCCAGTTTAATTATGGCTGTCACACCTTTATTGGAGAAAACTTTGTTGCGAATTTCAATCTCATGGTGATGGACGACGCACGTATTTATATTGGCAACAATGTATGCTTCGGACCGAATGTTTCGTTAATGGCCACTTCTCATCCCCTGATTGCCCAAGAACGTATGGGAACAGATGAAAACGGGAACACGATAATGGCCGAATATGCCGAAGAAATCCATATCGGCAACAACGTGTGGATTGCATGTAATGTTGTTGTATTGGGCGGCGTACATATAGGAAACAATGTAGTAATCGGTGCCGGCAGTGTCGTAACAAAAGATATCCCGGATAACCATCTTGCTTTTGGCAACCCTTGCCGTCCGGTTCGTCCGATCACCGAAGCCGACAGTAAAAAGCATTTGATTTTAGAAGAAGACCTCAAGCATTTTGGATATAACATTAAATAA
- a CDS encoding pentapeptide repeat-containing protein has protein sequence MLESRIIAAKSDDNYIENMCFEGDILSDVDIARIEFESVQFIQCQFNNCDFSKALFYNSVFDNCNFANCRFMDSYWKGSKMLKCKGDGGNFSKSCMKQTSLIDDSFRYVDFSSSVLENCTIHDCNFKEAFLSEIRLKKPKLIAVNFTGADFFKTLLKDIDLADCIIDGITVSDTYKELRGAIVNAEQAIELARILGIKIV, from the coding sequence ATGTTGGAAAGCAGAATTATAGCCGCAAAATCTGATGACAATTATATAGAAAATATGTGCTTTGAAGGCGATATTCTTTCGGACGTCGATATTGCAAGGATAGAATTTGAATCGGTACAGTTTATACAATGCCAGTTCAACAATTGTGATTTTTCAAAAGCCCTCTTTTACAATTCGGTATTTGATAACTGCAATTTTGCGAATTGCAGATTTATGGATAGCTACTGGAAAGGCTCCAAAATGTTAAAGTGCAAGGGCGATGGCGGTAACTTCAGTAAGAGCTGCATGAAACAAACCTCTTTAATTGACGATTCCTTTCGATATGTGGATTTTTCAAGTTCTGTATTGGAGAACTGCACCATTCATGACTGCAATTTCAAGGAAGCTTTCTTATCCGAGATCCGGCTAAAGAAGCCCAAGCTGATAGCGGTTAATTTCACAGGTGCGGATTTCTTTAAGACCTTACTCAAAGACATCGATTTAGCGGATTGTATTATTGATGGGATTACAGTATCCGATACATACAAGGAACTCAGAGGGGCTATAGTCAATGCAGAGCAAGCAATAGAACTTGCGCGGATTCTGGGAATTAAAATTGTGTAA
- a CDS encoding GNAT family N-acetyltransferase, with amino-acid sequence MDIIIRNEKVEDFNQVENLTREAFWNLYVPGCNEHYLVHIMRDHPDFIKKLDFVAEYNGEIIGNIMYTKAWLYSEDGVKIEIASFGPISVLPKYQRKGVGSALIHHTIDIAKNDGINVIVIFGDPHNYCKHGFKSSKDFNISDMTGEYPYGMLALELKEGVVKGHNWKYKYSPVLEINEIDAEKYDKRFEHKEKGYNPSQEIFSIAIRSYLK; translated from the coding sequence ATGGATATTATAATTCGCAATGAAAAAGTAGAGGACTTTAATCAAGTAGAAAACTTAACGAGAGAAGCATTTTGGAATCTCTATGTACCTGGTTGTAATGAACATTATTTAGTACATATCATGAGAGATCATCCAGATTTTATTAAGAAACTTGATTTTGTTGCAGAATATAATGGTGAAATAATTGGTAATATTATGTACACCAAAGCCTGGTTGTATTCGGAAGATGGAGTTAAGATAGAAATTGCAAGTTTTGGCCCCATAAGTGTATTACCAAAATATCAGCGGAAAGGTGTAGGCAGTGCATTAATTCACCACACAATTGATATTGCTAAAAACGATGGAATAAATGTAATTGTGATATTTGGCGACCCTCATAACTATTGCAAGCACGGTTTTAAAAGCAGCAAAGATTTCAATATTAGTGACATGACTGGTGAATACCCTTACGGCATGCTTGCTCTAGAATTAAAAGAGGGAGTTGTTAAAGGGCATAACTGGAAGTATAAATATAGTCCGGTATTAGAAATTAATGAAATTGATGCAGAAAAATATGACAAAAGATTTGAACATAAAGAAAAAGGATACAACCCTTCCCAGGAAATATTCTCAATTGCAATCAGATCATACCTAAAGTAA
- a CDS encoding SHOCT domain-containing protein → MIGLSEILIIFTVLIFWIPIIVLACLGIKCLINWKKTCGYEVKSALDIAKERYAKGEITKEEFEDMKTILISN, encoded by the coding sequence ATGATAGGGTTAAGTGAAATTCTAATAATCTTTACAGTACTCATATTTTGGATTCCCATAATTGTACTAGCTTGTCTGGGAATTAAATGCCTTATTAATTGGAAAAAGACATGTGGATATGAAGTAAAGTCTGCATTGGATATCGCAAAAGAAAGATATGCTAAAGGTGAAATTACAAAAGAAGAATTTGAAGACATGAAAACGATTCTGATTTCAAATTGA